A window of the Gossypium hirsutum isolate 1008001.06 chromosome A05, Gossypium_hirsutum_v2.1, whole genome shotgun sequence genome harbors these coding sequences:
- the LOC107960077 gene encoding protein UXT homolog encodes MDSLRQEKVQKFEEFVDRRLKPDLVHAIAERDKIFDQQKIFSDLRKNIENLEKNSVTSLRTLVNLGSEVYMQAEVPDTQHIFVDVGLGFHVEFTWSEALKFISLRKEKLERQIEEYTRLIASIKAQIKLVCEGIRELLQIPEEKTVEGRVF; translated from the exons ATGGACAGCTTACGCCAGGAGAAAGTACAGAAATTCGAAGAATTTGTCGATCGCCGCCTTAAACCTGATCTTGTTCATGCTATTGCTGAACG CGACAAAATCTTTGACCAGCAAAAAATTTT CTCTGATTTGCGGAAGAACATagaaaatttagagaaaaacaGTGTAACTAGTCTTCGGACCTTGGTTAATCTCGGGTCTGAAGTGTACATGCAAGCAGAAGT GCCAGATACCCAACATATATTTGTGGATGTCGGACTCGGGTTTCATGTGGAGTTCACCTGGTCAGAAGCATTAAAGTTTATCTCATTGAGGAAGGAAAAACTGGAAAG GCAAATAGAAGAGTATACTCGCTTAATTGCATCAATCAAAGCACAAATTAAATTG GTTTGTGAAGGAATTCGAGAGTTGCTTCAGATCCCAGAAGAGAAAACCGTAGAAGGGCGCGTTTTTTAG